A single window of Montipora capricornis isolate CH-2021 chromosome 14, ASM3666992v2, whole genome shotgun sequence DNA harbors:
- the LOC138031545 gene encoding uncharacterized protein, which yields MHFNLMYDLPEGIFARMQNIIRITVDSNVMCCHVEFKQDAGCEFVYDDNFANCGSMFQHPGPRRSIWVLGILSLLGAIFVFVWRICYKEKNMAQSIILMHVAAADGLMAVYLITVGVMDGVWTGVYFLHDYQWRTGFPCQILGGISVLSSEVSLMVLSLLSLDRLKHIVFPRRFKVLTPRKAHALCFIIWVIGFFIAFLPTFGIRYFHNPDAGIYYYGKSVVCLPIQLTPDFLSGWEYSAAIFVGLNLVFVLFIITAYLLIFYTTWSSKWRMAQQGTRRERKMKSSSVNTNRNTSMTKRIVCIVMTDVLCWAPIMALGMRSAIDQQFTPRGDIAVWMAVFVLPINSAINPVLYTLSTPQVKKILGKKICKAWSYFRGVSTCCDDTQEDEQEQEGQDNGASEHDEEQERADGVLLESDLEGEKEDEKHVGNKQAETDLDKKEEADVKDATVKAKEKLPGEMISQEPGAVGPKAVKTESSRVEKTRKCARSKVSFHSVWEVAGGGKSCQEKDPKAHRENAAQGASLLAVIEEEAGDLKLTSVLDSKEAKGAKTKNDEPKAAEVTEAGNVDVADELPVPTDADITNVTGVEEIDARKPEKEGPGDGDAIEVTNASGGAGLLMETAGGEMAGDAIPKWVDAAHLTSEEQEVTLMVSTTDGGTAGVHPIHADVADPREALNMQQEEDVEIVKVPSAGEAEKVKVPKAESQEKVQGAITGNAGATDAKDAKIKRKTEA from the exons ATGCATTTCAACTTGATGTATGATCTCCCAGAAGGTATTTTTGCAAGGATGCAAAACATAATAAGGAT AACCGTTGATTCAAATGTAATGTGCTGTCACGTGGAATTTAAGCAAGACGCTGGTTGTGAGTTTGTGTACGACGACAACTTTGCCAACTGTGGTAGTATGTTTCAGCACCCTGGACCCAGAAGGAGCATTTGGGTCCTTGGAATCCTATCTCTGCTTGgtgcaatatttgtttttgtttggcgAATAtgctacaaagaaaaaaatatggcACAATCAATCATCTTGATGCACGTGGCAGCTGCAGATGGACTGATGGCTGTTTACCTGATTACTGTCGGGGTGATGGATGGGGTGTGGACTGGTGTCTATTTTCTGCATGATTACCAGTGGCGTACTGGGTTTCCCTGCCAAATACTAGGGGGTATTTCTGTGCTGTCTAGTGAAGTCTCTTTAATGGTTTTGTCTCTTCTGTCGCTTGACAGACTAAAACACATTGTGTTCCCACGCCGCTTTAAAGTTCTTACACCAAGGAAGGCCCATGCGCTTTGCTTTATCATTTGGGTGATTGGGTTCTTCATCGCTTTCCTTCCAACTTTCGGTATCCGCTATTTCCATAACCCAGATGCGGGCATTTACTATTATGGGAAATCAGTGGTGTGTCTACCCATTCAGCTAACGCCTGATTTTTTGTCTGGATGGGAATACTCGGCTGCCATATTTGTTGGTCTGAACCTGGTGTTTGTCCTCTTTATAATAACTGCATACCTCCTGATATTCTACACGACTTGGTCGTCAAAATGGCGCATGGCCCAGCAAGGAACCAGAAGAGAGAGAAAAATGAAGTCCTCTTCAGTCAATACTAACAGGAACACGTCTATGACAAAGAGAATTGTGTGCATTGTGATGACAGATGTTCTCTGTTGGGCACCAATTATGGCCCTTGGAATGAGATCAGCGATAGATCAGCAGTTTACCCCTCGTGGGGACATAGCTGTTTGGATGGCGGTTTTTGTCCTGCCAATCAACTCAGCGATAAATCCTGTTCTGTACACACTTTCAACCCCACAG GTAAAAAagattttgggaaaaaaaatttgtAAAGCCTGGAGCTACTTTCGAGGAGTTTCCACCTGTTGTGACGATACCCAAG AAGACGAACAAGAACAGGAAGGACAGGACAATGGGGCATCTGAACATGACGAGG AACAAGAGAGAGCCGATGGCGTATTGTTGGAATCAG ATCTTGAAGGTGAAAAAGAAGATGAGAAACATGTAGGTAACAAGCAAGCGGAAACCGACCTTGACAAAAAGGAGGAAGCAGATGTTAAAGATGCAACAGTAAAGGCAAAGGAGAAACTGCCAGGTGAAATGATTTCACAAGAACCGGGGGCAGTTGGACCTAAAGCAGTAAAAACAGAAAGTTCAAGAGTGGAAAAAACGAGAAAGTGTGCACGGAGTAAGGTGTCATTCCACAGTGTGTGGGAGGTGGCCGGAGGAGGAAAATCATGTCAAGAAAAAGATCCAAAGGCACACAGGGAGAATGCTGCTCAAGGTGCATCACTACTGGCAGTGATAGAAGAAGAGGCAGGTGACCTCAAATTAACCAGCGTCTTGGATTCTAAAGAAGCAAAGGGAGCAAAGACTAAAAACGACGAACCAAAAGCTGCTGAAGTAACTGAAGCAGGCAACGTAGATGTGGCTGACGAGCTGCCTGTGCCTACAGATGCTGATATAACCAATGTGACAGGCGTTGAAGAAATAGATGCAAGGAAACCTGAGAAAGAAGGGCCAGGAGATGGGGATGCTATTGAGGTCACCAATGCTAGCGGTGGTGCGGGATTGCTGATGGAAACAGCAGGTGGTGAAATGGCAGGGGATGCTATTCCTAAATGGGTGGATGCGGCACATTTGACTTCAGAGGAACAAGAAGTTACACTAATGGTGTCAACAACAGATGGAGGAACCGCAGGTGTTCATCCCATTCATGCAGATGTGGCTGACCCTCGTGAGGCACTTAATATGCAGCAAGAGGAAGATGTTGAGATAGTCAAAGTGCCAAGTGctggagaggctgaaaaggtcAAAGTACCAAAAGCAGAGAGCCAAGAAAAGGTCCAAGGGGCGATCACAGGAAATGCTGGGGCAACCGATGCAAAGGATGCCAAGATAAAGAGAAAGACAGAGGCTTAA